Genomic DNA from Gemmatimonadota bacterium:
AGAAGTACTGGCCCGACACCTTCACGCCGAACCGCTCGCTGGCCCGGTACGCGTAGCGCCCCTCCGCGTGGATCACGCCCTCGTCGCTCGACTCGAAACCGGGGAATGGAATCGTGTCACCGGCAAACACCACATCCGCGCCCGACACGTCGGTCTGCTGTCGGAATCCGCCCCCGAAGGAGATCGCTCCACCCGGGTAGTCGATGGGCGACTTGGTGATCGAGTGGATCACCCCGCTCGAGGCGTTGGGTCCGTACAGAGCCGATCCCGGGCCCAGCACCACCTCGATGCGCTCCAGATCCAGGTTGGTCGTGGGGTTGAAGTGCAGGATGTTGGCGCGCAGCGACGGCACCCGCGCAATTCGGTTGTCGGTCATCGTCAGCGACGCGCCGCTGAAGATGTTGTTGAAGCCGCGTACGACAACGTACCCGCCCTGCAACCCCGTCGGCAGCACATCCACCCCGGGCAGGTCCTTGATGTGCTCGGCGATCGTCGTAGCCGGCTGCTCGGCTATGTCATTCGTGTTCACGACCTCGATGGCGGCGGGCGCCTCGAGCACCTTCTCCTCGGTCTTGGACGCCGTGACCGTTATGGGGTTCAGGTTGAACACCTGCTCCCCCATGGCCACGGTCAGACTCGCTGTCTGGCCGGCCGAAACGGTGACTCCGGTCTCGCGCTGCTCCACCCAACCGGCGCTGGTGAAGACGACCGTGTAGGTCCCGGCGGGGATGTTCGCGATGCGGAACGTCCCTTCGGAGGTCGTGAGGGCGTTGGCGACCAACTGATCGCCGTCGCCCAGCACGCGCACCAGCACGGTCGCGAGGGGCGTCCCCGCCCGGGAGAAGCCGGCCTCACTGGCGGCCGCCCTTACCGTCCCCGCCACCGCGCCCGTCTGGGCGGCCGCGGGGGACACGACGGCGAGGAGGAGCGCGCCTACGACCACAACACGACGAGTGCTAATCATGGCGATTCTCGCTATCAGCGGTTCGTGATGTCTATATGGCCTGCACGAGCACGACGGTCAGGTCGGCCGGAATCGCGTTGTTCGGATCTCTCTCGAGTGTGAAGTCGAACGTCACGTCCGTGGCCGTCCAGACAAAGTTGGGCGGGGAGAACTCAAAAGAAATGTCGACATCCGGGAAGAAGAAGCTCGTCGCGGCGTCGAAGTCTATGCTCGCCGTGTCGTCTCCGGTCAGAGTCAGAGTGCCGCCGATGGGCACATCGTCGGTGGTCTCGGTCAGGGCGGGCGCGTTGAGCAGGCCGCTGAAGCTGCCGTCCGCCAACAGCGTAACCGTCAGCGTCGCGTTGGTCGCCTGGATCAGGTTGGCCGAGAGGGCGGAGTTGCCGTCCGCCGTGAAGGTGAAGCTCAGCACGTCATAGGTCGCCGCCAGATCCGCGAGAGTCACCTCACCCGGCCCCGTGCCTCCGCTGTCGTCGCTGCAGGCGACGACGAGCGTGGCGAGCACCAGTCCGGCTGCCGTGCGACGCTGGATCATGACAACTCCACGATTGAAGCGGGACGATCTCCTGTTGTGGCACGACGACGTGCGACGGCGCACTTCGCTGCAATCTAGTCTTTCGATTGTCGCCTTCGGGGGCAAGGTCCGCCGTCACCGGTCCACCCCGCCGTCCTTCGCTTGCGCCCCGTTCGGGGCGACCTAGCTTGCGTCCGATGAACGCACTGACGGTCCGTAGAATCCCGAAACGCGCGCTCCGCTTGCTGGCGCTCGCCACCCCCTTGGCGCTCGCCGGAACGGCGCCCTTGCCGGCGCGCGCCCAGACCCCGGCGACCGCGGAGGCCAGCCAGTCTCCGGCGGGAGCGGTGTCGGTGCGCTTCGACGCGCCTCCGCCGGACGCCGTGGAACGCGGCGTAGCGCTGCGCAAGCTGGGCACGGCCAGGAGCGTGCTCATGATCGGCGCCCACCCGGATGACGAGAACACGGCGGTCCTGGCGGCGCTGGCGCTCGGGCTGGGGACGGACGTGGCTTATCTCTCGCTCACGCGGGGTGAGGGGGGCCAGAACGGCATCGGCCCCGAGCAGCAGGAGGCCCTCGGACTGCTGCGCACCGAGGAGCTGCTGGCGGCCCGCGACGTGGACCGCGGCCGGCAATTCTTCACGCGCGCGTACGACTTCGGCTTCTCCAAGCACGCCGACGAGGCGTTCCAGCACTGGCCCCGGGAGGCGCTTCTGGAGGACGTCGTCCGGGTGGTGCGCTCGTTCCGTCCGGACGTGATGGTGGCCGTCTTCACCGGCACGCCCGCGGACGGCCATGGCCAGCACCAGGCCTCGGGCATCATGGCGCGCGAGGCGTTCGAGGCGGCGGCGGATCCGGCTCGCTTCCCCGCTGCGGGGGCGCCGCACGCCGCCACGTCCCTGTTCCGGGCTCGTTTCCGCGGCACCGATGACGCGACGCTGGTGCTGCAGACGGGCCTCCTGGATCCGCTGATGGGCCGCTCGCACCACCAGGTCGCCATGGCGAGCCGGAGCGAGCACCGGTCGCAGGACATGGGCCAGGCGCAGCATCTGGGAGGCAGGCAGGTCGCGCTGGACCTGGTGGCGACGCGCGTCCCCGGAGGCGCGCCTACGGCGCTTTTCGCGGGCGTCGAGGACGAGCTGTCTGCGCGCGCGGAGACCGCGAGCGGCTCCGTCGAGGCGCTCCGCGACGCCGTGGCCCCGCTGCGTACCTACGAGGGCTTCGTCGGCGCCGTGCGCGCGGGCGCCGGCAATCCGGCCGCCCTGCTGACGCGGCTCGTTTCGGCGGGGGAGTCTCTGAGCCAGGCGGCGCGCGCGGTGGAGGCGGCCGCTCGCGACGAGCCCGCCGCCGAGGGATTTCTGCACGCCGTTCGGCGCGAGCAGGCGCAGTACGGCCTGGCGCTCGCGCAGACCGCCGGCGTTCGGGTCGACGTGCGCGCCGAGGACGCCACGGTCGTGCCCGGGCAGACGTTCTCGGTGGCCGTCAGCGTGTGGAACGGAGGCTCCAGGCCGATGTCCGTCGACGGCGCCGGCGTCACCGTGCCGGAAGGCTGGGAGGTTTCGCTGCAGCCGGCCGAAGGACAGGAGGCGGAGGGGGAAGACTCGGGGGGCCCAGTGTCGATGCCACCGGGGACCGTGCTGGAGCGTACGTTCCGGGTGGGCGTTCCGGTCGATGCGCCACCGCACTTCCCCTATTTCCTGCTCTCCGCCAGGGACGCGGACCGCTACGTGTGGGGCGACCACCCCAGCGCGGGCGCGGCCTTCCAGCCCGACCCCGTCGGTGGCATCGCCCACCTGACGATCGGCAGGCAGTCCGTGGCCGTGCGCAGGGCGGCCGCGTACGTGGGGGTCGACAAGACGGTGGGCGAATACCGGCGCCCCGTCCTCGTGCTGCCCGGCCTGGCCGTCACGCTGGCGCCGGCGGTGGCGCTGGTGGGCGCGTCGGCTTCGCGTCCGGTGGAGTACACGGTGCGAGTCGACTCCAGGGAGCCGGAGACGGTGCGGGGCGTCGCCGCCCTCGAGTTGCCGGACGGGTGGTCATCGGAGCCCGCCGAGGCCCCGCTCGAGATCGCCTCCGATGGCGCCGGAACCGCCACGTTCAGCGTGACCGCGCCCGCCTCGGCCGGACCCGGAGAGTACGCCGTGGCGGCGTCGTTCGGCACCGCCGACGGCCGCTCAATCACGGACGGCGTGCAGGTCATCGACTACCCGCACATTCGACCCCGGGTGCTCCCCACGCACGCGCGGGGCGTGATACAGGTTCTGGACGCGGCCGTGCCGGAAGGGTTGCTGGTGGCGTACGTGGAGGGGGCGGGCGACGCGGGCCCGGATGCGCTTCAGCAGCTCGGGATCGATTACACCTTGCTCGGGCCCGAGGAGCTGGCCTCGGGCGACCTGAGCCGCTTCGATACCATCGTGTTGGGCATCCGCGCCTACGAATTCAGGCCGGACGTCGTGGCCAACAACGGCAGGCTGCTCGACTACGCGCGCGCGGGCGGCACGCTCATCGTGCAGTACAACAAGTACGAGTTTCCCCGGGGAGAGTTCGCTCCCTATCCGCTGACCATGTCGCGGCCACACGATCGCGTCACGGACGAGTCCGCCGAGGTGACGATCCTGGACCCGGCGCACAGCCTCTTCACCTGGCCCAACTCAATCGGGCGGGGCGACTTCGAGGGCTGGGTGCAGGAGCGGGGGCTCTACTTCGCCGCCACCTGGGACGAGCGCTTCACGCCGCTGCTGGAGATGGCGGATCCGGGCGAAGCGCCGCTCGGGGGGTCGACGCTCATCGCGCCCCTGGGCGAGGGCACCTACGTGTACACCGCCCTGTCGCTGTTCCGGCAGCTTCCGGCGGGCGTGCCCGGCGCCTACCGGCTGCTGGCCAACCTCGTGGCGCTGGGCGCCGACCGGGACGCGTCGTGACTCCGGGCGGGGCCGCGCGCGCCTGGGACGCGGTGGACACGCAGGCGCGCCGTCCTCTACATCTCGCCGTGGTCGCGGGTCTCGCCGTGCTCACGGCGGCGTGCATCCCCGACGACGGCCGCGCGCCGCTCATCGTCTACTCGCCGCACGGGCGGGCGATGCTCGAAGTGTACGAGGCGCGCTTCGAGGCCGCGCATCCCGACATAGACCTGCAGTGGGTCGATCAGGGGTCGCAGGAGATCCTCGACCGGCTGCGCTCCGAACGGGCGAATCCGCAGGCGGACGTGTGGTGGGGTGCGCCGGCGACGATGTTCGTGACGGGCGTCGAGGACGGCCTGCTGACCGAGTTCGAGCCCACCTGGGCGTCCACGCTACCGGACGACGCGCGCGGCCAGGAGGCTCGCTGGCACGGCATCTACCTGACCCCCGAGGTCATCGCCTACAACAGCGCGGCTATCGCACCGGAAGATGTCCCCCGTGACTGGGAGGACGTGCTCGACCCGCGCTGGGCCGACGAAGTCTTGATCCGGGACCCGCTCGCCAGCGGTACGATGCGCACGATCTTCGGCATGATAATGCACCGGTCGATCGTGCGAACGGGCGACACCGCGCAGGGCTACGACTGGCTCCGCCGCCTGGACGCGCAGACCAAGGAGTACGTCCTCAACCCCACCCTGCTCTACCAGAAGCTGAACCGTCAGGAGGGCCTCGTCACGCTGTGGGACATGCCGGACATCGAGGCCCTGAAGCGGCAGGGTGGCTACGACATCGACTACGTCTTCCCCGAAAGCGGCACGCCGCTGCTGGTCGACGGGATAGGCGTGGTGAAGGGCGCGCCGCACCCGGAGGCCGCCCGGGAGCTGGTCGAGTTCCTCGGTTCGACCGACGAGGTGCTCCACGCCGCTGCGAACTTCGACCGCCTGCCCGCGCGCACGGACATCCCCGCCGACGAGCTGCCCGAGGCGCTCCAGCGCGCGCGCGAGCAGATCCGGCCCGAGCCCCTGGACTGGGGGCTCCTGCAGGAGCGGACGACCGAGTGGATGCGCTACTGGGACGAGCACATCCGCGGCCGCGGCTGATCGCGCTCCCGGCCGTGATCCGCGGGAGACGCCGGGACGCGTCGGTTTGGCGCGGTCGACGGTCGGCGCTTCTGGCGCTCGCGGGCGTGCTCTCGTGCGCTCCCGCCCCGGCCGATGAGGTGGTGACAGGCGACGAGGCCAGCGCGGCGTCACCGCCCGCCGAGGCTGGCGCGGCACCAACACCAGCCGAGGCAGAGGTAGCATCGACTGCGGCCCGCGCCGACCCGGACATCGTCGTACCGGGGGGCGCTTTCGGCCCCGTGAGCCCCCACGCGTCCGAGGCGGACATCCTCGCCGCCGTCGGGACGGGGCAATACGAGCCTCGCCTGGCCGAGCTGGGCGAGGGCATGTGCGCGCCGGGCGGCGTCCTGTTCCCCGACTCCCCGGATGAAATCTCGGTCGCGTTCGTGGACTCGACCCGCGCGCTGGTCGCCGAGGCGGTGGCGCGGCGGGAAGGACGCTGGCGGACGGCCGAGGGCGTGCGGGTGGGCACGACCTTGGCCGAGCTACGCGCGCTGAACGGCGCGCCGCTCACGCTCACGGGCTTCAACTGGGACCGCGGAGGGGTCGTGCTCGACTACCACGGCGGCGCGCTGGCGCACTACCGCGACGGCACGGGCTTCTTCGTGGTCCTGCACGCCCGGCCCCACGTGCAGGAGCGAGAGCTGGTAGGCGATCGCGACGTGTCGTCGGACGAGCCGGCGCTCGGCCGATACGACGTCCGCGTGAGCGTGCTGGAGTCTTTCTGGCGTGTCAGCCGCGATTCGTTCGACTGCGAGTTGACGGAGGACGGGTCGTTGAGCCGGATCAAAGGTCGATGAGTCGATGCTGAAGCTCACGGCCGTCTCGAAACGCTTCGGAGAGACGCTCGCGGTGGACCGCCTGGATCTGGAGGTGCGCGAGGGCGAGCTGCTGACGCTCCTGGGCCCGTCCGGGTGCGGCAAGACGACGACGCTGCGCATGATCGCCGGGTTCGAGGCGCCCACCTCAGGGACAGTCACGCTGCGCGGCGAAGACATCACGCGGGCGACGCCGCAGGCGCGCGGGTTCGGCATGGTCTTCCAGAACTACGCGCTGTTTCCGCACCTCTCGGTGGGCGAGAACGTGGCGTTCGGACTGAAGGTCCGTCGGCAGACGCGCGCTGAGGTCGCCCGCCGCGCCGCCGCGGCGCTCGATCTGGTGGACCTCGCGGGCTACGAGAAGCGGCGCGTGCAGCAGTTGTCGGGCGGGCAGCAGCAGCGCGTCGCGCTCGCCCGCGCGCTCGCCCCCGAGCCGCCCCTGCTGCTCCTGGACGAGCCGCTCTCGAACCTGGACGCGGCGCTGCGGGAGCGAACGCGCGCCGAGCTGCGGGCGCTCCTGGAGCGCCTGGGGATGACCGCGGTGTTCGTCACCCACGACCAGGAGGAGGCTTTCGCGCTGAGCGACCGCATCGCGGTCATGCGCGACGGCGCCCTGCAGCAGGTGGACACGCCCCAGGCGCTGTACGGCCGGCCGGCCAACGCCTTCGTCGCGTCCTTCCTGGGGCGCGCGAATTTCCTGGCCGCGCGGGTGGTGGCCGCGGAGGAGGGTGACCCGACGGTCGTGGCGTGCGAGCTGGAGGGCGGCGTGCGATGGAACGCCGTCGCCGCATCCGAGGCCGGCTTCGCGCCCGCGGCGGGTGATGGGGTGCGCCTCATGATCCGGCCCGAGCGGGTGCGCCTGCGCCCGCTGGCCGAAGGCGACTCGCCGCCGCCCGAGGCGCTACAGGGCGAAGTAGTTGGCCGCCGCTACGCGGGCGATCGCACCCACTACGCGGTGCGTACGGGCAGCGCGGAGGTGTCCGCGGTAGCGGCCGACGGCCTGCACGCCCCCGGAGACCGCGTGAGCATCGAGGCCGCGCACGGCGCCGAGATCCGCTGTTTCCCCGCGGGAGCCGGGGAGGACGAGCCCGCTCCCGGGCCGGCGGACGACTGATGCGCCGGCCCCCGGCCAGGCTGCTCGTTCCGGTCGCGGTCGTGCTCCTGTGGCTCGTCCTCTACCCCAACCTGTTCATCCTGGGCGAAAGCGTGTTCGGCGAGGACGGGTTCACGCTGGAGCACTACCGGCGCTTCTTTGCGAGCCGCTCGGAGCTGGAGGCCGCGTGGAACAGCGTGTGGATCTCGCTCGGGAGCGTCGTGCTCGCCGGGGCGCTGGGCATCCCGCTCGCGTTCCTGTTCGGCCGGCGCCCGTTCCCCGGGCGCACGGTGCTGGGAGCGCTCGCGGCGCTACCGGTCCTGCTGCCGCCACTCGTCGGGGTGATAGCCTTCCTCTTTCTGTGGGGCGAAACGGGCTTCCTGACGCGCTCAATACAGTTCGTTCTGGGGCTCGAGGAGGCGCCGTGGAGGCTGTCCGGGGCGTGGGCGATACTGCTCGTGCACGCGTACACGATGTACGTGTACTTCTTCCTGTTCACGAGCGCGGGGCTGGCACGACTGGACAGCGCCTACGCGGAGGCCGGTGCGGCGCTGGGCGCGTCGCGCTGGACGGTCCTGCGGCGCGTGACGCTGCCGCTCCTGGCGCCCTCCATCGGCGGCGCCGCGCTGCTGGTCTTCATGACCTCGATGGCGTCCTTCAGCGCCCCCTACGTGTTCGGCGGAGGCTTCCGCGTCCTCACCACGCAGATCTTCTCCAGCAAGCTCAGCGGCGAGACCGCGCTGGTCGCCGTGGAGTCGGTGGTGCTGGCCAGCGCTTCGCTGCTCTTCCTGTTCATGCTCTACCGCTTCGAGTCCGCGCGCGCGTACACGGGGGCCGGCAAGGGAGCGGGAGGTGGCGGCTCCGCGGGGGTAGCGGCTGGCCCCCGGGACGCGGACGGGGCTAGGTCCACCTGGACGCGCTCGTCCGCCCTCCGGCTGACGCTGGCGCTCGCCCTGGTCGGCTTCCTGCTGCTGCCGCACCTCACGCTCGCCGTCGTCTCGCTGGTGCCGGCCGGAACGTGGACCACCGAGCTTCTGCCTCCCGCGTACACGCTGGACAACTACCGCAACCTGTTCACGCGGGCCGAGCTGCTTCGGCCGGTGGTCAACTCGTTCCAGATGGCGCTGCTGGCCACCGCCGCCAACGTCGTCCTCGCGTTCGGCGCCGCGTACCTCATCGAGCGCCGCCGCTTCCGGGGACGGGGCGCCATGGCCGCGCTGCTGATCCTGCCCTGGGCGCTACCGGGCACGGTGCTGGCGATAGCGTTGGCCACCACGTTCAGCACCAACCAGTGGTGGGCCGGCCGATTCCTGCTGGTGGGCACTTACGCGATCCTGCCGCTCGCGTACTTCATCCGGAACATCCCGCTGGTGACCCGCGCCGCGCAGGCGAGCTTCCGGCAGTTCGACCCCGCGCTCGAGGAGGCCGCCGCTTCTCTCGGGGCGTCGTGGGCTCACGCCATGCGCCGGGTCGCCTTTCCCCTGGTGCTGCCCGGCCTGGTAGCGGGCGCGCTGCTGGCGTTCGTGACCGCGCTGGGTGAATTCGTCGCGTCGATCCTGCTCTACACGCACCGCACGCGGCCCATATCCATCGAGATCCTGTCCCAGTTGCGCGGCTTCGACTTCGGCACCGCCGCGGCCTACGGCGTGCTCCTTGTGGTGCTGATGGCGGGGGTATTCATGGTCGGCTTCAGGCGGGTCGGGGCCGGGCTGTGAGCGACGACGGGCGGGCGACCAATCCCCTGCTGCGGTCGCTCGCCGAGGGCGGTCTGCTGCGCGGGCCGTTCGCGTTCGTCGATTACTGGGCCAACGTCCTTGGCCTGGAAGGCGTATCGCCGGACGACGAGGCGCGCGCCCGGCTGATCCACGACCCCACCTTCCGGCTGGGGATCGATCGCCCCGACCTGGACATCCCCAGGCTGCGAACCTACCTGCTGCCGCTGCTCGCGGGGCCGTTCCTGTTCCTGA
This window encodes:
- a CDS encoding PIG-L family deacetylase, translated to MNALTVRRIPKRALRLLALATPLALAGTAPLPARAQTPATAEASQSPAGAVSVRFDAPPPDAVERGVALRKLGTARSVLMIGAHPDDENTAVLAALALGLGTDVAYLSLTRGEGGQNGIGPEQQEALGLLRTEELLAARDVDRGRQFFTRAYDFGFSKHADEAFQHWPREALLEDVVRVVRSFRPDVMVAVFTGTPADGHGQHQASGIMAREAFEAAADPARFPAAGAPHAATSLFRARFRGTDDATLVLQTGLLDPLMGRSHHQVAMASRSEHRSQDMGQAQHLGGRQVALDLVATRVPGGAPTALFAGVEDELSARAETASGSVEALRDAVAPLRTYEGFVGAVRAGAGNPAALLTRLVSAGESLSQAARAVEAAARDEPAAEGFLHAVRREQAQYGLALAQTAGVRVDVRAEDATVVPGQTFSVAVSVWNGGSRPMSVDGAGVTVPEGWEVSLQPAEGQEAEGEDSGGPVSMPPGTVLERTFRVGVPVDAPPHFPYFLLSARDADRYVWGDHPSAGAAFQPDPVGGIAHLTIGRQSVAVRRAAAYVGVDKTVGEYRRPVLVLPGLAVTLAPAVALVGASASRPVEYTVRVDSREPETVRGVAALELPDGWSSEPAEAPLEIASDGAGTATFSVTAPASAGPGEYAVAASFGTADGRSITDGVQVIDYPHIRPRVLPTHARGVIQVLDAAVPEGLLVAYVEGAGDAGPDALQQLGIDYTLLGPEELASGDLSRFDTIVLGIRAYEFRPDVVANNGRLLDYARAGGTLIVQYNKYEFPRGEFAPYPLTMSRPHDRVTDESAEVTILDPAHSLFTWPNSIGRGDFEGWVQERGLYFAATWDERFTPLLEMADPGEAPLGGSTLIAPLGEGTYVYTALSLFRQLPAGVPGAYRLLANLVALGADRDAS
- a CDS encoding extracellular solute-binding protein: MTPGGAARAWDAVDTQARRPLHLAVVAGLAVLTAACIPDDGRAPLIVYSPHGRAMLEVYEARFEAAHPDIDLQWVDQGSQEILDRLRSERANPQADVWWGAPATMFVTGVEDGLLTEFEPTWASTLPDDARGQEARWHGIYLTPEVIAYNSAAIAPEDVPRDWEDVLDPRWADEVLIRDPLASGTMRTIFGMIMHRSIVRTGDTAQGYDWLRRLDAQTKEYVLNPTLLYQKLNRQEGLVTLWDMPDIEALKRQGGYDIDYVFPESGTPLLVDGIGVVKGAPHPEAARELVEFLGSTDEVLHAAANFDRLPARTDIPADELPEALQRAREQIRPEPLDWGLLQERTTEWMRYWDEHIRGRG
- a CDS encoding ABC transporter ATP-binding protein; this encodes MLKLTAVSKRFGETLAVDRLDLEVREGELLTLLGPSGCGKTTTLRMIAGFEAPTSGTVTLRGEDITRATPQARGFGMVFQNYALFPHLSVGENVAFGLKVRRQTRAEVARRAAAALDLVDLAGYEKRRVQQLSGGQQQRVALARALAPEPPLLLLDEPLSNLDAALRERTRAELRALLERLGMTAVFVTHDQEEAFALSDRIAVMRDGALQQVDTPQALYGRPANAFVASFLGRANFLAARVVAAEEGDPTVVACELEGGVRWNAVAASEAGFAPAAGDGVRLMIRPERVRLRPLAEGDSPPPEALQGEVVGRRYAGDRTHYAVRTGSAEVSAVAADGLHAPGDRVSIEAAHGAEIRCFPAGAGEDEPAPGPADD
- a CDS encoding iron ABC transporter permease codes for the protein MRRPPARLLVPVAVVLLWLVLYPNLFILGESVFGEDGFTLEHYRRFFASRSELEAAWNSVWISLGSVVLAGALGIPLAFLFGRRPFPGRTVLGALAALPVLLPPLVGVIAFLFLWGETGFLTRSIQFVLGLEEAPWRLSGAWAILLVHAYTMYVYFFLFTSAGLARLDSAYAEAGAALGASRWTVLRRVTLPLLAPSIGGAALLVFMTSMASFSAPYVFGGGFRVLTTQIFSSKLSGETALVAVESVVLASASLLFLFMLYRFESARAYTGAGKGAGGGGSAGVAAGPRDADGARSTWTRSSALRLTLALALVGFLLLPHLTLAVVSLVPAGTWTTELLPPAYTLDNYRNLFTRAELLRPVVNSFQMALLATAANVVLAFGAAYLIERRRFRGRGAMAALLILPWALPGTVLAIALATTFSTNQWWAGRFLLVGTYAILPLAYFIRNIPLVTRAAQASFRQFDPALEEAAASLGASWAHAMRRVAFPLVLPGLVAGALLAFVTALGEFVASILLYTHRTRPISIEILSQLRGFDFGTAAAYGVLLVVLMAGVFMVGFRRVGAGL